In the genome of Abditibacteriaceae bacterium, one region contains:
- a CDS encoding DUF1559 domain-containing protein: MKRRAFTLIELLVVIAIIAILAAILFPVFARARENARRASCQSNLKQVALSLRQYTQDYDERFPGWYTNNDGGTPFGYQMSNAVGPNTDKGWTELIQPYMKSKQILQCPSEPSPPAPDTSNGWALTPTVYGYSDYFLNANVGGRRVGIANEQPTDGGINESQLAASSLTILNGDGFAFASEHQMSSWPYNSLDPGQFRRHLSGNNFSFCDGHVKWYRPEKITTSLTSAGNPTFSLE, translated from the coding sequence GTGAAACGCCGCGCCTTTACCCTTATTGAACTCTTAGTTGTAATCGCGATTATTGCAATCCTTGCTGCCATCTTGTTTCCTGTATTCGCTCGTGCGCGTGAAAATGCCCGCCGTGCCAGTTGCCAGAGTAATCTCAAGCAGGTCGCACTCAGCTTGCGCCAATACACGCAGGATTACGATGAAAGGTTTCCCGGATGGTACACCAACAACGACGGTGGCACTCCCTTTGGCTATCAGATGAGCAATGCAGTCGGCCCGAATACGGATAAAGGCTGGACAGAGCTTATCCAGCCATACATGAAAAGCAAGCAGATTTTGCAGTGCCCCAGTGAACCCAGTCCACCGGCCCCCGATACTTCAAATGGTTGGGCTCTTACGCCTACCGTCTATGGCTACTCCGATTATTTTCTGAACGCTAACGTTGGCGGACGGCGTGTCGGTATTGCCAACGAACAGCCAACAGACGGCGGTATCAATGAATCTCAGCTCGCGGCGTCATCGCTCACTATCCTTAATGGGGACGGCTTCGCGTTTGCCTCAGAACATCAGATGAGTTCTTGGCCCTATAACAGCCTTGATCCGGGTCAGTTCCGGCGCCATCTGAGCGGTAATAACTTTTCGTTCTGTGATGGTCATGTCAAATGGTACAGGCCAGAGAAAATCACAACGTCCCTCACGTCTGCAGGGAATCCGACGTTTTCTCTTGAATGA